From a single Lolium rigidum isolate FL_2022 chromosome 7, APGP_CSIRO_Lrig_0.1, whole genome shotgun sequence genomic region:
- the LOC124673012 gene encoding REF/SRPP-like protein At3g05500 yields the protein AAERPLPHPHASRLDLVLIRSGIWVCLQERPRLRRLEFVRAAAAQAALCVAGLYALARDHAGPLRPGVDAVDSAVRGVAGPVYARFRGIPLHLLAFVDRKVDGTVEELDRHLPSALKSASAKAYEAAQAAPELAREIVDEARRSGVTGAARAVYGKVEPVAKDAYGRIEPAARDLYVRYEPAAEHLAVSTWRALNGLPLFPQLAQIAVPTAAYWCEKYNRVIVYAAQHGLPGARYLPAVPVERIAKVFGEGSPPEAKPVEVNETVGEGSPEARPVEVTETAE from the exons GCGGCGGAACGACCGCTCCCCCACCCCCATGCTTCTCGGCTCGATTTGGTGCTGATTCGGTCCGGAATTTGGGTTTGCTTGCAGGAGAGGCCGAGGCTGAGGCGGCTGGAGTTcgtgcgcgcggcggcggcgcaggcggcgctgTGCGTCGCGGGCCTCTACGCGCTCGCCAGGGACCACGCCGGCCCGCTCCGCCCCGGCGTCGACGCCGTCGACTCCGCCGTCAGGGGCGTCGCCGGCCCCGTCTACGCCCGCTTCCGCGGCATCCCCCTCCACCTCCTCGCCTTCGTCGACCGCAAG GTGGACGGCACGGTGGAGGAGCTGGACCGGCACCTCCCGTCGGCGCTCAAGTCCGCGTCAGCGAAAGCGTACGAGGCGGCccaggcggcgccggagctggccaGGGAGATCGTCGACGAGGCGCGCCGGTCGGGCGTGACCGGCGCGGCCCGCGCCGTGTACGGCAAGGTGGAGCCGGTGGCCAAGGACGCGTACGGGAGGATCGAGCCGGCGGCCAGGGACCTGTACGTGCGCTACGAGCCGGCGGCGGAGCACCTCGCCGTCTCCACCTGGCGCGCGCTCAACGGGCTGCCGCTCTTCCCGCAGCTGGCGCAGATCGCCGTGCCCACCGCCGCCTACTGGTGCGAGAAGTACAACAGGGTGATCGTCTACGCGGCGCAGCACGGGCTACCCGGAGCCCGGTACCTCCCGGCCGTCCCCGTCGAGCGCATCGCCAAGGTGTTCGGGGAGGGGTCGCCGCCGGAGGCCAAGCCTGTGGAAGTGAACGAGACCGTCGGGGAAGGGTCGCCGGAGGCCAGGCCTGTGGAAGTAACCGAGACTGCCGAGTAG